GCATAGGTATGCACCAGCAGCAGGCGGAATTGCATCATGATCGCGGTACGCTGCGCCGGTGTCGCCTGCCGCCATGCCCGGCCGACGACCAGCCGCGTCGTCCGCTCCATGTCGACATACGGCAGGATGCGGGCGTCGATCAACCGCTGCAGGCGGGCAATGTCGCCGGAGCGGATTGCGCGGTCGCCGCGGATATCGTCCAGCACACCCGTCGACAGCGTGCGCACGAGGGACTCCGGCGTGGCGGTGTCGACGACAAACGAATCGGCCGCGGCGCGGGCCGCATCCGCGGCCCCCAATCCCAAGGCCAGCGCGGCGCTCACGGCCGCGACATGCAGGAAACGACGCCAGGACATACCGATTTCCTCACTCAATGGTTTTTCAAATCATGCGCTCCGCCGGAACCGGGATCCTCCGGCTCCTCCTCATCCTTGGGAGGCGGCGGGTTGCCATGGTAGACCAGGTTGGTCCGCATCTGCAGGTAGCTGTCGCGCGTGAACGCGTACGGATCGAATGCGATTTCCTCGAGCAGGTTCGTGGTGTCCAGCAACTCCGCGCGGGCATTGACGTAGTACGCCACCCCAAGCGCGTACTGATCCGCAACCGGCGATACATAGTTGATCGGGCTGAGCAGGAAGTCCGGCGCCATGCCGACGGTATCGCGCACCGTCGACGGCCCCAGCAACGGCAGGACGATGTACGGACCGGCCGGAATGCCCCAGTTGCCCATGGTCAGGCCGAAATCCTGTTTGTTGCGATACAGACCGAAGCGCGGGCCCAGATCCAGGCAGCCGCCCAGGCCGAAGGTCGTGTTCAGGACCAGACGGCCGAAGGAGATGGCGGCATCGTGCGGGCGGCCTTCGAGCGAGGTGTCGACGAACGTGGCGATCTCGCCGAGGTTGGAAAAGATGTTGCCGACGCAGGTCCGCACCGGCTTGGGGATCGCGTCGATATATCCCTCGGCAACCGGCTTGCCGACCTGCCGATCGAAGAAATCATTGAACGCGTACATCTGGCGATTGAAGCGTTCAAACGGATCGGCGGGATTCTTCCCTGCGCCCG
This genomic window from Burkholderiales bacterium GJ-E10 contains:
- a CDS encoding surface lipoprotein, whose product is MKRGLTSREGRRTAIAAASLGAMLAATGCATVPPGAGKNPADPFERFNRQMYAFNDFFDRQVGKPVAEGYIDAIPKPVRTCVGNIFSNLGEIATFVDTSLEGRPHDAAISFGRLVLNTTFGLGGCLDLGPRFGLYRNKQDFGLTMGNWGIPAGPYIVLPLLGPSTVRDTVGMAPDFLLSPINYVSPVADQYALGVAYYVNARAELLDTTNLLEEIAFDPYAFTRDSYLQMRTNLVYHGNPPPPKDEEEPEDPGSGGAHDLKNH
- a CDS encoding toluene tolerance family protein (Precursor); protein product: MSWRRFLHVAAVSAALALGLGAADAARAAADSFVVDTATPESLVRTLSTGVLDDIRGDRAIRSGDIARLQRLIDARILPYVDMERTTRLVVGRAWRQATPAQRTAIMMQFRLLLVHTYAGALSRVTDEKVHVLPVREQPYPDDAIIRTQIISATSANPIDLAYRLGKTDRGWQIYDLNIMGIWLVQTYKSEFNEIINQHGIDGLIRMLTEKNQQLAAKKSS